A stretch of DNA from Spirochaetota bacterium:
ATCAACTGCTACCAAGAATTTTGTTCCTCTGACAGCAGCAACTGCAGTTGATGTTCTTATCTTAAACCCATCGTTGTTTAGTTTTCCGACAGCGGATTTAACAGTTCCTTTGACGATATCCACAATCGTGTCCTTGCTACCCTTGATTGATGATATTACTTCGGATAGAGAGACTTTAGTGTTTTCACCTATCTTGACTAGTATTTTCTTGTCTATCTGAAGTTCGCATTCAGAACCTTTCTCAGTGATTATAACATCGCCTTGCTTTAGAGTATAACCAACCTCGGCGTCTATCAAGTTCATCAGTGTCTGGATTTTTACATCTCCTAATGCCATTGATACTACTGCAGTGATTGGTTCTGGCTCAGTGATAGTTATTTCTTGATCGGCCTCCTTCTTAGCAACTTCTTCCTTGACAAATATCTTGTCTTGGAAGATCACTATTGCTCCTATCACGATAGCAATAGCGATGGAGGCAAAAATTAATATTTTTGATAAACCTTTCATATACTTGTCCTCCTTTAAAGAAAAACTCATATTTCTTCTCACGCTTTCAAATTTACTGAAACTCAAGCTCTCTTTTAAGAGTCTATTTAAGTCTTTCATTTTTCCCTCTCTATATAAATATACTGTTGATCCTTTCATTTTTTGCACGGTTGTTAAATTTTTATTCTAGTATGAGATTTAACATTACTTGAACTTTTGCTAGAATTTTGTATATTTTATCGCAATATGAATGACTTAACAAAAGGCAATGTTATTAAGCAACTTCTGGTTTTTTCTACTCCAGTTATCCTGTCGGACCTTATACAGGCTTTGATGAGCCTTGTAGATATGTTCTATCTTGGTAGGTTGATGGGATATAATGCTGTTGCGTCAGTGTCGGTGGCAATACCAGTTGTTTTTATACTTTTTGCAATACTCATAGGAGTGGGGGTGAGTTCTAACATACTTGTTGCACAGGCTTTCGGAGCAGGGAGTAGAGAGTCTTTAATTTCAGTTATCAAGAACTCACTCTCAATAACATTGCTACTATCAGTCGTTCTGAGTGTGTTGGGTTTTTTGACATCTGGTTTTGTTCTAAAACTTATGAATGTTCCAGATAGTATATACAAAGATGCTCTCATATACTTACAGATATATATTGCTGGTATTCCTATAACCGCTATGTTGAACTGGATAACGGGTATAACTAGAGGACTAGGTAATTCAAAGGTATCTCTATACTTCTCAATCTTTATGCTACTGGGTAAGTTAATACTCACTCCTCTGTTTATAAATGGTTTTTATATCATTCCACAGATGGGTGTTACGGGTGCTATAGTCTCAACCATCATAATTGAACTTATTCTGGTGATACTGGGTTTCATATACATATCAAGAAGGTATGAGATAATTCGTCAGAGTGTGAGATTTTCTATTCAGAGGGAAATGATTTATAGGTTTTTCTCTTTAGGATTGCCTGTTTCTTTACAGATGATAATAATATCTTTCTCGTTTGCGGTTGTCATGGGTTTTGTTTCATCTTTTGGAGATAAAAGCATAGCAGTATTTGGAATAGGCAATAGGATAGATCAATTCGCATTTTTACCTGCTTTATCTCTGGGGCTTGCTCTAATGACGATATCGTCTCAAAACTTAAGCGCAGAGAGATATGACAGAGTTTTTGAGTTCTTGAAGTGGGCTTTGATAATATCTCTGGGAATTTCGGGTATAGTTGTTGTGGTATCTAATCTGTTTGCAGAAAGTATTTTTGGGTTTTTTGTTAGTGATAGAGAGGTCATTTCTCTTGGTGTTGATTACATAAGAGTAATGAGTATATCTTACGTTCTTATGGGTGTTGTCTTCTCAATACAGGGTATAATAAGGGGTGCTGGGGATACACTTGCAGTTCTAATTATAAAATCTTTATCTATGCTAGTTGTTAGGATTCCTGTTGCTTATGTTCTTGGGTTTTTGGTTTTTAAATCACCTGTTGGTGTTTGGGCTTCGTTTGTTGTTGTTATGCTTTTTGAAGTCATCGTTAGTTGGATATACTTAAGGTCCGAAAATTGGAAGAAGAAAATAGTGTTCAAAAGACAAGATTATGTAAAGTTGGAAGAAGCCAAAACATAGTTTTGGTATTATGAAACTAGAACCAATACTCTCAACATTGAAGTGTGAAATTAACCTGATTGATAAGTTAAAGGAGTCTCAAGAATACTCGTATTATATTCCTTACATTTTTTTACTGCTTCTTAAGCACTATGCTGACTTTCTGCTTTCAAAGGATCTTGGTAAATATGTTGTATCGTTTGACTACATTAGCGTACTGAAGGAGAGAGATCTTATAGACAATGATGAAG
This window harbors:
- a CDS encoding MATE family efflux transporter, which encodes MNDLTKGNVIKQLLVFSTPVILSDLIQALMSLVDMFYLGRLMGYNAVASVSVAIPVVFILFAILIGVGVSSNILVAQAFGAGSRESLISVIKNSLSITLLLSVVLSVLGFLTSGFVLKLMNVPDSIYKDALIYLQIYIAGIPITAMLNWITGITRGLGNSKVSLYFSIFMLLGKLILTPLFINGFYIIPQMGVTGAIVSTIIIELILVILGFIYISRRYEIIRQSVRFSIQREMIYRFFSLGLPVSLQMIIISFSFAVVMGFVSSFGDKSIAVFGIGNRIDQFAFLPALSLGLALMTISSQNLSAERYDRVFEFLKWALIISLGISGIVVVVSNLFAESIFGFFVSDREVISLGVDYIRVMSISYVLMGVVFSIQGIIRGAGDTLAVLIIKSLSMLVVRIPVAYVLGFLVFKSPVGVWASFVVVMLFEVIVSWIYLRSENWKKKIVFKRQDYVKLEEAKT